From Advenella kashmirensis WT001, the proteins below share one genomic window:
- a CDS encoding SecDF P1 head subdomain-containing protein — protein MLKEKTLIAVLGILIFLAGCQQFPAQKRMPPAAPSSSMNQPVQSSVSFVLAQTRPVANLPTLKLGNKTVYYLPRAVLVRNDLTQMAVQKTTNGTSFVSFRLNQNGANKLASATANNKGRMLLLVLNNKVRGAVKINDTLSNGVVNIIVASENAAEDIVQLIR, from the coding sequence ATGTTAAAAGAAAAAACACTAATTGCTGTGCTTGGAATCCTCATTTTCCTGGCTGGCTGTCAACAGTTTCCTGCCCAAAAGCGCATGCCACCAGCCGCCCCAAGTTCCTCCATGAACCAGCCTGTACAATCAAGCGTTAGCTTTGTCTTGGCGCAAACCCGACCAGTTGCAAATTTGCCAACATTAAAATTAGGAAATAAAACTGTTTATTACTTGCCAAGAGCTGTATTGGTACGTAACGATTTGACTCAGATGGCTGTGCAAAAAACGACAAATGGAACGTCGTTTGTGAGTTTTAGATTAAATCAAAATGGAGCGAACAAACTTGCTAGTGCAACTGCCAACAATAAGGGACGTATGTTGTTGTTGGTTTTGAATAATAAAGTTCGGGGGGCTGTCAAGATTAATGACACTCTCAGTAATGGAGTGGTCAATATCATTGTTGCCTCGGAGAACGCCGCCGAGGATATTGTACAGCTCATCCGCTAA